The Desulfovibrio psychrotolerans genome includes the window AATTGCACAGGGCGACCTCAACGCACGCAGCACCTACACAGCGGATGACGCAATAGGCCAAACGGTTACCTCCGTGAACTCCATGGTGGGCGAACTGAAAAACAAGCTCGGATTCGCGCAGGGCGTGCTGAACGGCATTCCTTCTCCCTGCGGCATCGTGGGCCCGGACTTCACCATGACATGGGTAAACCGGCAACTCTGCGACTTCCTGGAAAAATCGCGCGCGCCGGAAGAATATGTGGGCACACCATCCGGGCAGTTCTATTTTAACGATGCCTCGCGTGAAACCCTGTCCGACAGGGCTGTGCGCGAACAGAAACCGCTCAGTGCGGAAATGGAGATCATCACCCCGTCGGGAAAACGACATTTCATCGATGTAAACACCACGCCGTTCCACGACCCGGACGGCGTCCTCCTCGGCTCCATAACCTTCTGGCACGACCTTACCGCCACCAAGCAGAACGAACAGCGCATCATTGCGCAGAATGCCCGTATCTCCAGAGCGGCGGCAGAAGCGAACAATATTGCCGATCAGGTTTCGGAAGCCTCTGCCCAGCTGGCGGAGCAGGTGTCCGAAGCCAGCCAGACATCCGGCCTGCAAAATGACCGTATAGGCGAATCTGCAACAGCCATTGAAGAAATGAACGCCACCACGCTGGAAGTGGCCCAGAACGCATCGGAAGCCGCAGAAAAAGCAGAAGAAGCCCAGAAAATTGCACAGGAAGGCGCGCGGGTGGTGCAGGATGTCATCAAGTCCACGGACGAGGTGCACTCCCATGCCAAACAGATGGAAACCACCCTCACGGAGCTGGGCAAGCAGGCAGAGGGCATAGGCCAGATAATCGGCGTCATTAACGACATAGCGGACCAGACAAACCTGCTCGCGCTGAACGCCGCCATAGAAGCCGCACGCGCAGGCGAAGCAGGACGCGGTTTCGCCGTGGTGGCGGACGAGGTGCGCAAACTTGCGGAAAAGACCATGACCGCCACCAAAGAAGTGGAAAGCGTGGTCAAGGCCATTCAGGGCAGTACGTCTACCACACTCAGGCACATGCAGGGCGTGGCAAAACTTGTGGGGCAAAGCGCGGAACAGACGCACAGGGCGGGCGATTCCCTTGCCAGCATCGTGGAAACGGTACTCGGCACCTCTGACAGAGTACGCTCCATTGCCACGGCTGCAGAACAACAGTCTGCCACATCGGAAGAAATAACCCGCGCCACGGATGAGATTAACACCCTGAGCCGGGAAACCGCGCAGGCCATGGAGCAGGCTGCGGACGCCGTGAACGAACTGGCTGGCCTCGCCCAGCAGCTCAAAGCTCTTATCCATGAACTGGCTGCCGATTCCAACGAATAATCCCCCAAGGCAACGACACAAAAAAGGCTCCCGCAAGGGAGCCTTTTCCATTATCCATCTTATATTTCAAGGCAATCCTGAAAACCATTCAGACTCGCCGTGCCATACCCGTTCAAAGCCGGAGCCAGCCAGTAACGGAAAGACCTCGTTCAGCAGGGCTGCAGAAAAAGACTCCCCTTCAAGGCACCTGTCCCGGCACAGCTATCAGAATACCTTCAGCCCCTTGAGCAGTACCAGCACCACCAGCAAAGGGGTAACGTAGCGCACCAACGCATACCACACGCGGATGACCGCCGCGTTAGCAAGAGTGCCGCCGTTGGAAAGTGCGGCGTGCGAACGGGCCCCGCCCCACACCCACCCCGCGTACAGGCAGATGCAGATGCCGCCCAGCGGAAGGATGATGTTGGAACTCAAAAAGTCATACAGATCAAAAAAGTTTTTCCCGAACACGCTCACATCCGCCAATGTGCTGAACGAGAGCGTGGCGGGTACACCAAAGGCTGCAAGACCAAGAGCAGTGGCTATGACCGCGGCCTTACGGCTCATCATGCCGCTTCCCGCAAACAGGGCCACAGGCACTTCAAACAGCGAAAGCATGGCCCCTATGGTGGCAATGCCCGTGAGCAGGAAAAACACCGTCATGAACACCTGCCCCAGAGGCAGCGAACTGAACACGGCAGGCATGGTCATAAACAAAAGCCCGGGACCGGCGGTAGGCTCCAGCCCGTAGTTGAACACGGCGGGGAAGATGGCAATGCCCGCCAGCAGCGAAACCACAAGGTCGGCAAGCATTACCCGCGCCGTGGTCAGCGGAATATCCGCATCGCTGCGGAAATAGCTGCCGTAGGTCATCATGGTGCCCATGCCGATGGAAAGCTTGAAAAAGGCAAGCCCCATAGCGTTAAGCACCACGTCCACCGTCACCTTGGAAAAGTCCGGCGCAAAGAGAAACGCAAGCCCCTGCGCCGCACCGGGCAGCATGAGGGAACGCACGCACACCGCCAGCAGCATGAGAAACAGCAACGGCATGAGCACCTTGGTGGTTTTTTCTATGCCCTTGGAAACTCCGCCCAGAAGAATGCCGCCCACAAGTGCCAGCACTCCCCACTGCCAAAACAGCGCGTGCCAGGGATGGGAAACCATGGCGGAGAATGCCGCCTCGCCCACCTTAGGGTCCGTGGAATTCAACTGTCCTGTGGCTGCGCGCACGATAAATGAAAATACCCAACCCACAACATCCGTATAAAACGCCATAATCAGGAACGCAGCCAGCACGCCCGCTGCGCCCACCAGAAACCACGGCGTACCCGGCGCAAGGTTCTTCCAAGTTCCCACTGCGTTGGCCCGGGCTTCGCGTCCGAGCATGATCTCCCCGATCATCACGGGCAGCCCTACGGCCAGAGTTGCCAGCAGATAGATTATCAGAAACGCGGCTCCGCCGCCGTCACCCGTCATGTAGGGAAATTTCCAGATATTGCCCAGCCCCACGGCAGAGCCCAGGGTGGCGGTAAGAACCCCCAGCCGCGTGGCGAAACCGTCGGTATGCCTGTTGGTCAGTGCCATGATTTTCCTCTTTCCGGTTGTGTACGAAAAACCCCATCCCGCTCACAAAGCCTCTTCCGTTGCCCACACAACGGCGCAGCATACCGACAACGCATACCTCCGCAGGAGCATGCGCAAAGCCTTCCGGCAGGTGCAATGATAACAGCTCCACCTCCCGGCGACAGTCGTGCCGAGCCCATGTAGTCTGTTCCGTCCTTATTTTCAAGAAAAATGCGTTCCTCACCAATCAGGAGCCGCTGAATTGCTCAAAGAATCAAACACGGCAAGATGATGGCGCAGAAAACCCCTTCCACCCAAAGGCGAAAGGGGTTTGTACCCGGTAGAACCGTGGACGGAGTCACATGCAAAATCTCTTTTGCCAGTATAAGGCAGCCGCCGCCGGAAGCAACTCAATCTCCCTTAATGACGACGGCAAGTTGCCCCGTAATAAACGTATTGATTCTGCCTCCGTATCAACGTCTCACGCATTCACCAGGTTCAAACAATATATAGTGCCTCATCCGCGTTTGTCACGCGCCTCGGCCCGAATTTCCTCACGCGCCTCAACCCACAGAGGCTCGGCCCAGCCTGCTCCCGTCGTCCGGGCAGGCATGACGGAGACCACTGCCTCTCCGGGCACGGGGGCATGTTCGTCTCCTTCCGCAAGCAGGCGCAGATCGCCCGCACGGCACACACGCACATCCACCGGACTGCCGCTACGGACCGCTTTGGGCGAAAACGAAGCAGCAAAGGCAGCAGCGTCCGCCATCGTTACCTCGTCCCACGGGCTGCCGGAAAACTGCCTTCCCACAGCTACGGGGCCGGGGAATGTCCGCACCCGAAACACAAGGTCATCATCACCGCACACCTTGAGCAACCCAGTGTTGTCCATGCGGTTTCTTCCCACGGCCATCCACCGCCCCCCGGACCAGAACTGCCGCCCTATGTTGGAAAGCTTGAATTCACGCGCGCAGGGTTGCGGCGAATGCATAAGCACCTGCCAGTAGCGGCTCGCGTTTTCCTTTTCCGCCAGCTTGCACCCGCCGCCGGGAGTGGGAATTTCTGCAAACCCATAGCGCCGTGCCAGTTCCAATTGCTCTGAACGCCCCCGTCCCCGTATGTCCAGCAGCCGTTCACGGTCCACCAATCCTTCCAGTTCCATACGGGTAGGCTCAAGATGCTTGGCGCACAGCGGACGTAGCAGCAGGTCGCGCACATCCGCGTCACGGCGGATGACGTTCAGGGTATCCTGCCGCTGCGACATGGGCCGCTGCCCGAGCACCTCGCCGGAAATGATGAACCGTGCGCCGTAGCGCTCCATCATCTCACGCGCTTTGCCCATCATGAGTATCTTGCAGTCCACGCAGGGATTCAGCACCTTGCCGAAGCCGTACACAGGGCGTTCCACAAGCATGCGGACAAAATCGGCGGAAATATCCACCGATTCTATATCAATGCCGTACAGGCCCTCCCAGTGCCGCCGCTTGTGCGGCTTGCCGAAGAAGG containing:
- a CDS encoding sodium-dependent transporter is translated as MALTNRHTDGFATRLGVLTATLGSAVGLGNIWKFPYMTGDGGGAAFLIIYLLATLAVGLPVMIGEIMLGREARANAVGTWKNLAPGTPWFLVGAAGVLAAFLIMAFYTDVVGWVFSFIVRAATGQLNSTDPKVGEAAFSAMVSHPWHALFWQWGVLALVGGILLGGVSKGIEKTTKVLMPLLFLMLLAVCVRSLMLPGAAQGLAFLFAPDFSKVTVDVVLNAMGLAFFKLSIGMGTMMTYGSYFRSDADIPLTTARVMLADLVVSLLAGIAIFPAVFNYGLEPTAGPGLLFMTMPAVFSSLPLGQVFMTVFFLLTGIATIGAMLSLFEVPVALFAGSGMMSRKAAVIATALGLAAFGVPATLSFSTLADVSVFGKNFFDLYDFLSSNIILPLGGICICLYAGWVWGGARSHAALSNGGTLANAAVIRVWYALVRYVTPLLVVLVLLKGLKVF
- a CDS encoding tRNA(5-methylaminomethyl-2-thiouridylate) methyltransferase, translating into MQTDTSSAFPGYDAVALLSGGLDSILAVKLIQEQGLRVKCLHFVTPFFGKPHKRRHWEGLYGIDIESVDISADFVRMLVERPVYGFGKVLNPCVDCKILMMGKAREMMERYGARFIISGEVLGQRPMSQRQDTLNVIRRDADVRDLLLRPLCAKHLEPTRMELEGLVDRERLLDIRGRGRSEQLELARRYGFAEIPTPGGGCKLAEKENASRYWQVLMHSPQPCAREFKLSNIGRQFWSGGRWMAVGRNRMDNTGLLKVCGDDDLVFRVRTFPGPVAVGRQFSGSPWDEVTMADAAAFAASFSPKAVRSGSPVDVRVCRAGDLRLLAEGDEHAPVPGEAVVSVMPARTTGAGWAEPLWVEAREEIRAEARDKRG